DNA from Pseudomonas putida:
GATTGCAATGCCCTATGCCTGGCGCCGGGGGCTTATCGTTGATCGCAACCCACTGAGGGGGGGTCAACTGCAACGCTTGTACGCGCTGGATCCCATTGAGGAGCATGGGCATCTGCCAGAGTCGATGGGCAAGGTCGACTTGCCTCATGCGCGCAGCCTGTGGCTGCAGCATATTGCCGAAAACGACCGCGCTGCGCGCGCAGTGCTATGGGACGGTCTGCTGGCCGAACCAGACAGTGCGGGTTTTTTTCGTATCCTGGCGTGGTTGGAGCATACCGCTGATTATGCTTCAGCAGTTGCCGGGGGCGGTCGGGAAGTACTTGTGCGTGATGTGTGGGCCATGCTGCAGGCGATGGACGTCAGTCCAGCGCTGCGGTTGCGCGTTTTTGAAGCGGCCAATCAACCGGTTTCCTGCTCGGACATGGTCAGCGATCGGTTCAGCCACATGAATGTACAGGTCTTGTTGGCCAAGGCTGAAGCGGACGCACAAGACCTGACGCAACGGGCGCAGCTCATGGCGTTCGGTCGGCAGCTGTACCGTCTTGACCAGGTGCAGCAGCAGGCCCGCCAGGCGATCCTGCGCCAGGGTGTCGAAGGTGAGCAGGTGGGGCGCTCGGCCTGGTCACTGGCATACCGTGTGCGCTTGCGCGAGCGTCTTGATTTGCCTGGTCAGCCATGGGCGATGCGTTACCCGAACGCTGTCGCGCTGAGCGATCAACACATCAACGATGTGGCTGCGGCTGTCCTCGCCAACGAGACGATCGAGGCGCGCACTCAAAGCCTGGTGAGTCAAGCGTTCTGGGAGACTTTTCTTGGTGAGCAGCACCGGAACTTGTTCGAGTCGCTCAGAACCGACTATCTCCAGCGCAGGGCGAACCTGCGCGCTATCCAGCCACCGCTCTCGGCTGAGCAGCTTCGTTCGCAGGTCGCGGATCTGGAGGATCAGGAGCAACGCGATAGAGAACGATTGCAGGCAGGCCTGACCGAGTCCTACTTGCGTGGCGAGAGTCGGGGCGACGGCTGACCTGCAAGGCGGCCAAACCGGTCATCGAGATTGACAGCTTTGGCCATTGCCGCCGTGCTTGAGCGGCGCGAACATCGTCGGACCGATGGTTCAACTCCAAAAACAAGAAACCAGGAGTCCGACGATGCGTGATTACGCCGAGGCCGCTCGAGCGTTCGACCTTGCGCAGGCCGCTACTGCGGCACTGCATGGCAACCTCGAAGCCCTCAATGCCTGTGTCGAATGCTGCGACCGCCATGCCGGTGGCGGCAAGCTGGCGCTGATCCACGAAGACCGGGACGGCCACACTGAGCGGTACAGTTTCGAGCAACTCAAGGTGCAGGCTGCCCGTTTTGCCAATGTACTCAAGGCGCAAGGCGTGAGTGCCGGGGACCGGGTGGCGGGTCTAATGCCCCGTACACCTGAGTTGCTTGTCACCATCCTCGCCACCTGGCGCCTGGGGGCGGTGTATCAGCCGTTGTTCACTGCGTTCGGCCCCAAGGCCATCGAGCATCGCCTTGAGCAGTCGCACGCCCGTGTCGTCGTCACCGACAGCCAAAACCGTGCCAAGCTGGACGACGTGCATGCCTGCCCGACGATCATCACGGTCAAGGCTCGCGTTGGCGAGCTGGATTTCCAACAGTGCCTTGAGCGTGCGGCAGACGACTGTGAACCGGTCATGCGCGCGGGTAACGACCCGTTCTTGCTCATGTTCACTTCAGGCACGACTGGCCCGGCCAAGCCACTGGAAGTGCCTCTGCGTGCCATCGTCGCGTTTCAAGGCTACATGCGCGACGCCATCGACCTGCGCCCCGAAGACAACTTCTGGAACCTGGCCGACCCGGGGTGGGCCTATGGCCTGTACTACGCGGTCACCGGCCCGTTGTCGCTGGGCCATGCCACCACGTTCTACGATGGCCCGTTCAGCGTCGAAAGCTGCGCGCGAGTCATCGACAAGCTTGGCATCACCAACCTGGCAGGCTCGCCCACCGCGTACCGCCTGTTGATCGCCGCCGGCAGTGCTTTTTCGGCGCCCGTCAAAGGCCGCCTGCGGGTAGTCAGCAGTGC
Protein-coding regions in this window:
- a CDS encoding acyl-CoA synthetase, which encodes MRDYAEAARAFDLAQAATAALHGNLEALNACVECCDRHAGGGKLALIHEDRDGHTERYSFEQLKVQAARFANVLKAQGVSAGDRVAGLMPRTPELLVTILATWRLGAVYQPLFTAFGPKAIEHRLEQSHARVVVTDSQNRAKLDDVHACPTIITVKARVGELDFQQCLERAADDCEPVMRAGNDPFLLMFTSGTTGPAKPLEVPLRAIVAFQGYMRDAIDLRPEDNFWNLADPGWAYGLYYAVTGPLSLGHATTFYDGPFSVESCARVIDKLGITNLAGSPTAYRLLIAAGSAFSAPVKGRLRVVSSAGEPLNPEVIRWFADELGVTIHDHYGQTELGMVLCNHHGLQHPVHLGSAGFAIPGHRIVVLDEQGSELPAGQPGILAVDREQSPLCWFGGYHGLPTKSFVGKYYLSGDTVELNQDGSISFVGRSDDVITTSGYRVGPFDVESALIEHPAVIEAAVIGKPDPERTELIKAFVVLASGVAGNAELEETLRQHVRQRLYAHAYPREIEFVSELPKTPSGKLQRFILRNQEVAKQHAQQATPASA